Proteins encoded in a region of the Triticum dicoccoides isolate Atlit2015 ecotype Zavitan chromosome 3A, WEW_v2.0, whole genome shotgun sequence genome:
- the LOC119271407 gene encoding S-type anion channel SLAH3-like, protein MMASPGQDSPFDASALRVAAHPVSVSLPASPSRFDVARTEAEFPPRHPEAIVPDASRMLSLPPRPTPMVSVVFEHLEEVMFRSQPIHAAASELPDAQDSQSQVLHDDSMSRGSGARMGRSKARRDTSYDPFKTWSGKLEKQLTTHLRVVRQPLQQEAEPEEDEDEDAATSGRPYSTPRVHRFFAALEGPELDKLRSSEELVLPSDKNWPFLLRFPVSAFGMCLGMSSQAILWKNIAISASTRFLHITLRTNLVLWCVSVALMCFVSALYACKVIFYFEAVRREYYHPIRVNFFFAPWIACLFLAIGVPELVAESLPHWLWYVLMAPIVSLEIKIYGQWISGGQRRLSRVANPSNHLSIVGNFVGALLGAIMGLREGPIFFFAVGLAHYIVLFVTLYQRLPTSETLPRDLHPVFFLFVAAPSVACLAWARITGEFGYSSRIAYFIAMFLYTSLAVRINMFRGFRFSLAWWAYTFPMTSAAIASIRYSSEVKNAFTQAMCIVLSVVATLTVTALLLTTLLHAAVHHDLFPNDISIAISERRPKQSTIAELNEVHGNKDADTTFRDLEAAYRP, encoded by the exons ATGATGGCGTCTCCGGGCCAGGACTCGCCGTTCGACGCGTCCGCGCTGCGCGTCGCGGCGCACCCGGTCTCCGTCAGCCTGCCGGCCTCTCCGTCCAGGTTCGACGTCGCCCGGACGGAGGCGGAGTTCCCGCCCAGGCACCCCGAGGCCATCGTGCCGGACGCGTCGCGCATGCTGTCGCTCCCGCCGCGGCCGACGCCGATGGTGTCCGTCGTGTTCGAGCATCTCGAGGAGGTGATGTTCCGCTCGCAGCCGATCCACGCGGCGGCCTCCGAGTTGCCCGACGCCCAGGACTCCCAGTCCCAGGTGCTGCACGACGACTCGATGAGCCGCGGGAGCGGGGCGCGCATGGGGAGGAGCAAGGCGCGCAGGGACACGAGCTACGACCCGTTCAAGACGTGGTCCGGGAAGCTGGAGAAGCAGCTCACCACCCACCTCCGCGTCGTCAGGCAGCCGCTGCAGCAGGAGGCGGAGCCcgaggaagacgaagacgaagacgcGGCGACGAGCGGCCGCCCCTACTCCACGCCCAGAGTCCACCGCTTCTTCGCCGCGCTGGAAGGCCCCGAACTCGACAAGCTCCGG TCGTCGGAGGAGCTGGTGTTGCCGTCGGACAAGAATTGGCCGTTCCTCCTCCGGTTCCCGGTGTCCGCCTTCGGCATGTGCCTGGGCATGAGCAGCCAGGCCATCCTGTGGAAGAACATCGCCATCTCGGCGTCCACGCGGTTCCTGCACATCACGCTCCGGACAAACCTCGTGCTCTGGTGCGTTTCGGTGGCGCTCATGTGCTTCGTGTCGGCGCTGTACGCGTGCAAGGTCATCTTCTACTTCGAGGCGGTGCGGCGGGAGTACTACCACCCGATCCGCGTCAACTTCTTCTTCGCGCCGTGGATCGCCTGCCTCTTCCTGGCCATCGGCGTGCCGGAGCTGGTGGCGGAGAGCCTGCCGCACTGGCTCTGGTACGTGCTCATGGCGCCCATCGTGTCCCTGGAGATCAAGATATACGGGCAGTGGATCTCCGGCGGGCAGAGGCGGCTGTCGAGGGTGGCGAACCCGTCGAACCACCTGTCCATCGTCGGCAACTTCGTGGGCGCGCTGCTGGGGGCCATCATGGGGTTGAGGGAGGGCCccatcttcttctttgccgtcGGGCTCGCGCACTACATCGTGCTGTTCGTGACGCTGTACCAGAGGCTGCCCACCAGCGAGACGCTGCCGCGGGACCTCCACCCGGTCTTCTTCCTCTTCGTGGCCGCGCCCAGCGTCGCCTGCCTCGCCTGGGCGCGGATCACCGGCGAGTTCGGCTACAGCTCCCGCATCGCCTACTTCATCGCCATGTTCCTCTACACCTCGCTG GCTGTGCGGATCAACATGTTCAGGGGGTTCAGGTTCTCGCTGGCGTGGTGGGCGTACACGTTCCCGATGACGAGCGCGGCGATCGCGTCGATACGCTACTCGTCGGAGGTGAAGAACGCGTTCACGCAGGCCATGTGCATCGTGCTGTCCGTGGTGGCCACGCTCACGGTGACCGCGCTCTTGCTGACCACGCTGCTGCACGCGGCCGTGCACCACGACCTCTTCCCCAAcgacatctccatcgccatctcggaGCGCAGGCCCAAGCAGAGCACCATCGCCGAGCTGAACGAGGTGCACGGCAACAAGGACGCCGACACCACATTCAGAGACCTCGAAGCCGCCTATAGACCCTGA